The Salinibaculum sp. SYNS191 genome has a window encoding:
- a CDS encoding AMP-binding protein — MSEMAPPDETRTVQDALEQQVTTRGDQPFLHDTDETLTYTGLNRDGNAIANSLVSQGIDSGDHVCLYLYNSLEYVATYLALAKIGAIVVPIDTRFTGDTLRYVLSNADADTVVVDSKTRAEYEAVRTDLSDGRTEYILGAETADHPYRDFGTLLDGDTTTAPNRAVAETDTLAVIYVQRHAAEQPTGVMLPHYSYVNTGWEACENLFGFSEDDRLFTTLPLYSVFTFQLGIMGALLAGSEFVVGDPFDPDVFWDRVRTHDATILLYLGRMLSVLSNQAASDGEDNPVEMAIGHGFGFGTDKALIETVETQFDLTVLEGYGVTQTATVATYNTPEEQKIGSAGKPGSYVEVAIVDDADRPVPTGESGEIVIRPTRPNTMMQGYANDPEAAMEVCRNQWIHTGDIGYMDDDGYLHFVASEDNSIYRGRIAGRISALEIESVIDRQPAVARSAVVGVEGTRGGEEIKAVVVPETDATVNPVDICRHCERQLPYLKVPRYIEVREELPRGPSGSVQKKTLEEQPVSTAWDRESGYELSR; from the coding sequence ATGAGTGAGATGGCACCGCCCGATGAGACGCGGACCGTACAGGATGCACTCGAACAACAGGTCACGACTCGGGGAGACCAGCCGTTTCTCCACGACACGGACGAGACGCTGACCTACACCGGACTTAACCGAGATGGAAACGCTATCGCCAACAGCCTCGTCTCGCAGGGCATCGACAGCGGCGACCACGTCTGTCTCTATCTCTACAACTCACTCGAATACGTCGCAACCTACCTTGCCCTCGCCAAAATCGGTGCCATCGTCGTCCCGATCGACACCCGCTTTACCGGCGACACTCTGAGATACGTCCTCTCGAATGCGGATGCGGACACGGTCGTGGTTGATTCGAAGACCCGGGCGGAGTACGAGGCAGTCAGAACCGACCTCTCGGACGGCAGAACCGAATACATCCTCGGCGCGGAGACCGCCGATCACCCGTATCGTGACTTCGGTACACTGCTTGACGGTGACACCACGACAGCGCCGAATCGGGCTGTCGCAGAAACTGACACGCTCGCAGTCATCTACGTCCAACGCCACGCCGCCGAACAGCCGACGGGTGTGATGCTGCCTCACTACTCTTACGTCAACACGGGCTGGGAGGCCTGTGAGAATCTCTTTGGCTTCTCCGAGGACGACCGTTTGTTCACCACACTGCCACTGTACAGCGTATTCACGTTCCAACTCGGCATCATGGGCGCGCTCTTGGCGGGTTCGGAGTTCGTCGTCGGAGATCCGTTCGACCCGGACGTGTTCTGGGACCGAGTCCGAACGCACGACGCGACGATCCTCCTCTATCTCGGACGGATGCTGTCGGTGCTCTCTAACCAAGCCGCGAGCGACGGCGAGGACAATCCCGTCGAGATGGCCATCGGCCACGGCTTCGGTTTCGGCACCGACAAAGCTCTCATCGAGACCGTCGAGACACAATTCGACCTCACGGTGCTCGAGGGGTACGGCGTGACCCAAACCGCGACCGTAGCGACGTACAACACACCGGAAGAACAGAAAATCGGGAGTGCGGGGAAGCCCGGCTCCTACGTCGAGGTAGCAATCGTCGACGACGCCGACCGACCCGTTCCGACCGGTGAATCCGGGGAAATAGTCATTCGGCCGACCCGACCGAACACGATGATGCAAGGCTACGCCAACGACCCGGAGGCAGCTATGGAAGTCTGTCGGAATCAGTGGATTCACACCGGTGATATCGGCTACATGGACGACGACGGCTATCTCCACTTCGTCGCCAGCGAGGACAACTCCATCTATCGTGGCCGCATCGCCGGCCGTATCTCGGCACTGGAGATAGAGAGCGTCATCGACAGACAACCGGCCGTCGCACGGTCTGCCGTCGTCGGCGTCGAGGGCACGCGCGGCGGGGAAGAAATCAAAGCCGTCGTCGTGCCCGAAACCGACGCCACGGTCAACCCAGTGGATATCTGCCGGCACTGTGAGCGGCAGTTGCCATACCTCAAAGTGCCGCGATACATCGAGGTCCGCGAGGAGTTACCTCGTGGGCCCTCGGGAAGCGTCCAGAAGAAGACCCTCGAAGAGCAACCCGTGTCGACGGCGTGGGACCGCGAGAGTGGCTACGAACTCAGTCGCTGA
- a CDS encoding IS630 family transposase: MNASRRFTVVEHLSNEELDDAIDVAQKADETRLVRRLCFVKNLYEGKTQQQAGAAVGVSQPTSSRWARAWNQDGVEGLRPRFGGGRPPKPTPAQWDEICTLLEDGQPWTPREIHALIEDRYGVTYHPSHLARKLRASGMHYAKPRPMDPRHPADAEEILAERLGQALGEDTDEDEEDPVVLGFFR; this comes from the coding sequence ATGAACGCATCACGTCGGTTCACGGTCGTTGAGCATCTCTCGAACGAAGAATTGGACGACGCCATTGATGTGGCTCAGAAGGCGGACGAGACGCGTCTCGTCCGGCGACTCTGCTTCGTGAAGAATCTCTATGAGGGCAAGACCCAACAGCAGGCTGGTGCAGCTGTTGGCGTCTCCCAGCCGACGAGTAGTCGCTGGGCACGCGCGTGGAATCAAGACGGGGTCGAGGGCTTACGCCCACGCTTCGGCGGCGGTCGGCCGCCGAAACCCACCCCAGCACAGTGGGACGAGATTTGCACACTCCTCGAAGACGGCCAACCGTGGACGCCACGCGAGATTCACGCACTCATCGAAGACCGCTACGGCGTTACCTACCACCCGTCACATCTCGCTCGGAAACTGCGTGCGTCGGGGATGCACTACGCGAAACCACGACCGATGGACCCGCGACATCCTGCCGACGCTGAGGAGATTCTCGCCGAGCGCCTCGGCCAGGCGCTCGGCGAAGACACAGATGAAGACGAGGAAGACCCTGTCGTGCTGGGATTTTTTCGATGA
- a CDS encoding IclR family transcriptional regulator, whose product MISEAPSRQVKSVRTAFRLITIMQDREGVTMSELAEELDLAKSTVHNYLRTLKSLGYVVDDEGTYRLGLRFLTHGMAARNSLTLREVVTPVLEEVAAELSQPTWWIVEEFGRGIFVNRRGLTANTREIYGRIGKRSFLHTHAPGKAILAQLPASYVSDVLDYHGLPTHTEKTIIDAETLLSELETIRQQGYAVSDGEAALGIQSVGVAFEGAAGHTHALGVFGYSHDFSEMRQQRDIQSVLQGAAGDIQRAAEGVSE is encoded by the coding sequence ATGATATCGGAAGCCCCCTCCCGGCAGGTGAAGTCGGTCCGAACCGCGTTCCGACTGATCACAATCATGCAGGACCGGGAGGGTGTAACGATGAGCGAACTGGCCGAAGAGTTGGACCTCGCAAAAAGTACGGTCCACAACTATCTCCGGACGCTAAAATCGCTCGGCTACGTCGTCGACGACGAGGGGACCTATCGGCTGGGACTTCGATTTTTGACCCACGGAATGGCCGCGAGAAACAGCCTCACGCTACGTGAAGTGGTCACGCCCGTACTCGAGGAGGTAGCCGCGGAACTCTCACAGCCGACCTGGTGGATCGTCGAGGAGTTCGGCCGTGGCATCTTCGTCAACCGGCGCGGACTGACGGCGAACACGCGAGAGATTTATGGCCGTATCGGAAAGCGGTCGTTCCTCCACACGCACGCACCCGGGAAAGCGATTCTCGCGCAACTCCCGGCGTCGTATGTCTCGGATGTGCTCGACTATCACGGACTCCCCACACACACAGAAAAAACGATTATAGACGCCGAGACGTTGCTAAGCGAACTGGAAACGATCCGCCAGCAGGGATACGCTGTCAGCGACGGGGAGGCGGCATTGGGCATCCAGTCAGTCGGCGTTGCCTTCGAGGGAGCCGCTGGCCACACACACGCTCTCGGCGTCTTCGGCTACTCACACGACTTCAGCGAGATGCGCCAGCAACGCGACATCCAGTCGGTACTACAGGGCGCTGCCGGGGACATCCAACGAGCCGCCGAGGGGGTGAGCGAGTGA
- a CDS encoding acetyl/propionyl/methylcrotonyl-CoA carboxylase subunit alpha, whose amino-acid sequence MFEKLLVANRGEIAVRIMIACEELGIDTVAIYSDADRNSGHVDYADEAYNVGPAPASDSYLDQATIIDVAQRADADAIHPGYGFLAENAEFARRVRGTDGITWVGPPSDAMEQLGEKTKARSIMQEADVPVVPGTTNPVESAEEIRDLGAEYGYPLAIKAEGGGGGRGMKIVHNDSAVEKAFESAQREGEAYFGNDSVYVEKYLEAPKHIEVQVLADHHGNVRHLGERECSLQRRHQKVIEEAPSPALSDDLRADIGEAARRGVRAADYTNAGTVEFLVEDGEFYFMEVNTRIQVEHTVSEEVTGIDIVRWQILVAADEELTFDQEDVDIEGHAIEYRINAENPANDFAPTPGYLETYDPPSSIGIRLDHAVNQGDTIAGDYDSMIAKLIVRADDRERCLARSRRALEHFTVSGVNTTIPFHLLMLNDDVFVAGDHTTKYIDEDVEEADIADAVDRWGGDSSARAGGDATTQELTVEVDGRKFDVVVEDGLPHAQTGGQVDASGGGGSDGGGSHQTAAGVVTAEMQGTILSVEVAEGDEVAQGDVVCVLEAMKMENDVVASTSGTVASVPISEDDSVDMGDTLVTLE is encoded by the coding sequence ATGTTCGAGAAGCTACTCGTCGCCAACCGTGGCGAAATCGCTGTCCGCATTATGATCGCGTGCGAGGAGTTGGGTATCGACACCGTCGCTATTTACAGCGACGCAGACAGAAACAGCGGCCACGTCGATTACGCCGACGAGGCGTATAATGTCGGGCCGGCACCGGCCAGCGACTCCTATCTCGACCAAGCGACAATTATCGACGTTGCGCAGCGGGCGGATGCCGACGCAATCCATCCTGGCTACGGTTTCCTCGCGGAAAACGCCGAGTTCGCGCGCCGCGTCAGGGGTACGGATGGCATCACGTGGGTCGGTCCGCCGAGTGATGCGATGGAACAACTGGGTGAGAAGACGAAGGCCCGGTCTATTATGCAGGAGGCAGACGTTCCAGTCGTTCCCGGCACCACCAACCCGGTTGAGAGTGCCGAGGAAATCCGAGACCTCGGTGCAGAATATGGATATCCCCTCGCTATCAAGGCCGAAGGCGGCGGTGGCGGGCGGGGGATGAAAATCGTTCACAACGACTCAGCGGTGGAAAAAGCCTTCGAGAGCGCCCAGCGTGAGGGTGAGGCGTACTTCGGCAACGATTCAGTGTACGTCGAAAAGTACCTCGAAGCGCCGAAGCATATCGAGGTCCAGGTGCTCGCAGATCACCACGGCAACGTCCGGCATCTCGGGGAACGGGAGTGTTCACTCCAGCGTCGCCACCAGAAGGTCATCGAGGAAGCACCGAGTCCGGCCCTCTCCGACGACCTCCGGGCAGACATCGGTGAGGCGGCCCGTCGCGGCGTCCGTGCGGCCGACTACACCAACGCTGGCACCGTGGAGTTTCTCGTCGAAGACGGCGAATTCTACTTCATGGAGGTCAACACGCGGATTCAAGTCGAACACACCGTCAGCGAGGAAGTAACCGGTATCGACATCGTCCGCTGGCAGATTCTCGTCGCCGCCGACGAAGAGTTGACGTTCGACCAGGAGGACGTCGACATTGAGGGTCACGCCATCGAGTACCGCATCAACGCCGAGAATCCAGCCAACGACTTCGCACCGACGCCGGGATACTTGGAGACGTACGACCCGCCCAGTAGCATCGGCATCCGTCTTGACCACGCAGTCAATCAGGGGGATACAATCGCCGGCGACTACGACTCAATGATAGCCAAACTCATCGTCCGCGCAGACGACCGAGAGCGCTGTCTCGCGCGGTCAAGGCGCGCACTCGAACACTTCACTGTCTCGGGCGTCAACACGACGATTCCCTTCCACCTTCTAATGCTCAACGACGATGTTTTTGTGGCTGGTGACCACACGACGAAATATATTGACGAAGATGTCGAGGAAGCCGACATTGCGGACGCTGTCGACCGCTGGGGCGGTGACTCTTCGGCCCGCGCGGGCGGCGATGCGACGACACAAGAACTGACGGTCGAAGTTGACGGCAGGAAGTTCGACGTAGTCGTCGAAGACGGGTTGCCGCATGCACAGACGGGTGGGCAGGTCGACGCGAGCGGCGGTGGCGGTAGCGACGGCGGCGGCAGTCACCAGACGGCGGCGGGTGTCGTCACAGCCGAGATGCAGGGGACTATTCTCTCGGTCGAAGTAGCCGAGGGCGACGAGGTCGCCCAAGGGGATGTTGTCTGCGTGCTGGAAGCGATGAAGATGGAAAACGACGTAGTCGCCTCCACGAGTGGGACGGTTGCCAGCGTCCCCATCTCCGAAGACGACTCCGTTGACATGGGCGACACACTCGTCACTCTCGAATAA
- a CDS encoding IS630 family transposase produces MKTRKTLSCWDFFDEAWPQPFENSQRMWSYDRTVQIEKPLVAVPWRSIGFYALTGKSVITYKERLVKETIVEALEEIREQNPRGWILLVADNYGSHHANLTQQRADELGIEFVFLPPYSPTLNAIEPLWKDLKREISPTIFEGKDHFREFVTETFLRLSHKLSFAVDWIETFLPNNIQRLQ; encoded by the coding sequence ATGAAGACGAGGAAGACCCTGTCGTGCTGGGATTTTTTCGATGAAGCGTGGCCCCAACCGTTCGAGAACTCCCAGCGGATGTGGTCGTACGATCGGACCGTCCAGATAGAGAAACCGTTAGTCGCGGTGCCGTGGCGGTCGATTGGCTTCTACGCATTGACTGGCAAGAGCGTGATCACGTACAAAGAGCGGTTAGTCAAAGAAACGATCGTTGAGGCACTCGAGGAGATCCGCGAGCAGAATCCGCGGGGCTGGATTCTGCTCGTGGCCGACAACTATGGCTCGCATCACGCGAACCTCACCCAACAACGGGCCGACGAACTCGGCATCGAGTTCGTCTTCCTCCCACCGTATTCGCCGACGCTGAACGCGATCGAACCGCTCTGGAAAGACCTCAAGCGCGAGATTTCACCAACCATCTTTGAGGGGAAAGACCACTTTAGAGAGTTCGTCACCGAGACGTTCCTTCGGCTGAGTCACAAGCTCAGCTTCGCTGTTGACTGGATCGAGACGTTTCTTCCCAACAATATTCAGAGGTTACAGTGA
- a CDS encoding MaoC family dehydratase, with protein sequence MTGLYYEEFEVGETIEHEKRRTISESDNQQFCDMTMNQQPLHLDVEFVEGTDFGERLVNGLYTMSLAVGLSIPDTTDGTIVANLSYDNVEHPEPVFHGDTIRVRSMVSDKRETSDGERGIVTMHVEVFKVNDPDEPVVCEFDRTALSLKRANQSSE encoded by the coding sequence ATGACAGGACTGTATTACGAGGAGTTCGAGGTCGGTGAGACCATCGAGCACGAGAAGCGCCGGACGATTAGCGAGTCGGACAATCAACAGTTTTGCGATATGACGATGAATCAGCAGCCGTTGCATCTCGACGTAGAGTTCGTCGAGGGGACGGACTTTGGCGAGCGGTTGGTTAACGGGCTGTATACGATGAGTCTGGCAGTCGGTCTGTCAATTCCAGATACGACCGACGGCACTATCGTCGCCAACCTCTCCTACGACAACGTGGAACATCCGGAGCCGGTATTTCATGGGGATACGATTCGGGTGCGGTCGATGGTGTCGGACAAACGGGAGACGAGCGACGGCGAGCGCGGCATCGTGACGATGCACGTGGAAGTGTTCAAGGTCAACGACCCGGACGAACCGGTCGTTTGTGAGTTCGACCGCACCGCCCTCTCGCTGAAACGCGCTAACCAATCCTCAGAGTGA
- a CDS encoding acyl-CoA carboxylase subunit beta codes for MNVSVSDDTTDAQAQAIAQALASQFQDEVTVTNKSGSELATAAYEQADESGTAAQQPEEALGPTEREENLRAEIEKILEGGPEKYKEQLPEQGKLFVRDRIDLWFGDDFLFEDGKFAEFDADDKLPADGMITGAAKFEDRSVHFMSNDYTVKRGSMAAKGVEKFLRMQQRALKTGQPVLYLMDSSGGRIDQQTGFFANREGIGKYYYNHSLLSGRVPQICVLYGPSIAGAAYTPVFADFTIMVRGMSAMAIASPRMVQMVTGEDIDLQELGGPDIHAKYSGSADLVADDEEHAREIVAQLVSYLPDNSDEKPPKTTGTAPARSPDGIDGVIPQEPNRGYNMTDVIERVVDADSWFELQPEYGKEILTGFARIDGRPVGVVANQPAQRAGAIFPDAAEKAAQFVWKCDAYNVPLLYLADTPGFMAGSSVEKEGILEQGKRMIYATSEATVPKQCVVVRKAYGAGIYAMSGPAYDPESTIGLPSGEIAIMGPEAAINAVYARKLNEIEDEEERKQKEQELREEYREDIDVRRMASEVVIDDIVPPSDLRRELQARFAFYEDVEKDRPEKKHGTIL; via the coding sequence ATGAATGTCTCAGTTTCAGACGACACGACAGACGCACAGGCACAAGCAATCGCGCAGGCGCTCGCTTCGCAGTTCCAAGACGAGGTAACCGTGACGAACAAAAGCGGCAGCGAGTTGGCCACTGCGGCCTACGAACAGGCAGACGAGAGTGGGACCGCGGCTCAACAGCCCGAGGAGGCGCTCGGCCCGACCGAGCGCGAGGAGAACCTGCGCGCGGAAATCGAAAAGATTCTCGAAGGCGGTCCGGAGAAGTACAAAGAGCAGTTACCCGAGCAAGGGAAGCTGTTCGTCCGTGACCGCATTGACCTCTGGTTCGGGGACGATTTCCTCTTTGAGGACGGCAAATTCGCGGAGTTCGACGCCGACGACAAACTGCCGGCAGACGGCATGATTACCGGTGCGGCCAAGTTCGAAGACCGGTCGGTCCACTTCATGTCCAACGACTATACAGTCAAGCGTGGGAGTATGGCCGCCAAGGGGGTCGAGAAGTTCCTCCGGATGCAACAGCGCGCGCTCAAAACGGGCCAACCGGTGCTCTATCTGATGGACTCCTCGGGCGGCCGTATCGACCAACAGACCGGCTTCTTCGCCAACCGCGAGGGCATCGGGAAGTACTACTACAACCACTCACTACTCTCCGGGCGTGTCCCGCAGATCTGTGTCCTCTACGGCCCGAGCATCGCAGGGGCGGCATACACCCCCGTCTTCGCGGATTTCACCATCATGGTCCGTGGGATGAGCGCGATGGCAATCGCCAGCCCGCGGATGGTCCAGATGGTAACCGGCGAGGACATCGACCTACAGGAGTTGGGTGGTCCGGACATCCACGCGAAATACTCGGGAAGCGCCGACCTCGTGGCCGACGACGAAGAACACGCCCGCGAGATCGTCGCCCAACTCGTCTCCTATCTTCCGGACAACAGCGACGAGAAACCACCCAAAACCACGGGGACGGCTCCCGCGCGCTCGCCCGACGGTATCGACGGCGTCATCCCCCAAGAGCCAAATCGGGGTTACAACATGACCGACGTCATCGAGCGCGTCGTTGACGCCGACTCGTGGTTCGAACTCCAGCCCGAATACGGCAAGGAGATTCTCACCGGCTTCGCCCGCATCGACGGCAGACCGGTGGGTGTCGTCGCCAACCAACCCGCCCAGCGGGCTGGCGCTATCTTCCCGGACGCCGCAGAGAAAGCGGCGCAGTTTGTCTGGAAATGCGATGCCTACAACGTTCCCCTTCTGTACCTCGCGGACACGCCGGGTTTCATGGCCGGCTCTTCCGTGGAAAAAGAGGGCATCCTCGAACAGGGCAAGCGGATGATTTACGCCACGTCCGAAGCGACGGTGCCCAAACAGTGTGTGGTCGTTCGGAAGGCCTACGGCGCGGGCATCTACGCGATGAGCGGCCCGGCCTACGACCCCGAGTCGACTATCGGCCTCCCGAGCGGCGAGATTGCGATTATGGGGCCCGAAGCCGCCATCAACGCCGTCTACGCACGAAAACTCAACGAAATCGAAGATGAGGAAGAGCGCAAGCAGAAAGAGCAGGAACTCCGCGAGGAGTACCGCGAAGACATTGACGTGCGCCGGATGGCGAGCGAAGTCGTCATTGACGACATCGTCCCGCCCAGCGACCTTCGGCGGGAACTCCAAGCACGTTTCGCCTTCTATGAGGACGTTGAGAAGGACCGCCCGGAAAAGAAACACGGCACCATCCTCTGA
- a CDS encoding archaea-specific SMC-related protein, with translation MALKLTENSRGQLTVENIGGIKQATVEFEPGVTILEGRNATNRTSFLQSVMAAVGSDDVSIKGDADEAHIELQLGDDTYERNLTKQSGAVIAEGQPYAEDPELAELFAFLLESNKARQAVARGDNLRELIMEPVDTDEIQAEIDRLVTKRSELKREIEEIDEQKRNLSDLEEQRQGLEDQVKEKKTELEEKEAELEAVDTNVQEKRQVKDELETKLEELRSKRSDIDDVRYDLDTERESLEQLKQERTEISEALDELSETPAGAIADIDAQLDTLRQRKQRIEAEINELQNVIKFNEEMLDESELAAFEPDNNDAELTDQLLEDDTVACWTCGSEVEADQIEATIDQLRERSQSEVSKLNDIEGEIDELQAERSELEQTQRKRDNLDRRRSEIEREIDQTEETIERLQEEREELTDKVEEIEAEVEELEDEDHSTVLDLHKEANQLEYELGVLENDLDRVNEKIASIEDRLDEREKLADELDDVRAEIADLRTRIERIEEETIKTFNEHMDNVLEILEYDNLGRVWLERAEHETRDGRRKVQETVFELHVVRTTDSGAAYEDTVNHLSESEREVTGLVFALAGYLAHDVHEQVPFMLLDSLEAIDAERLSALVDYLREFSNYLFIALLPEDAQALSDEYARITEI, from the coding sequence ATGGCGCTAAAACTGACGGAAAATTCGCGCGGGCAACTCACCGTCGAAAATATCGGCGGTATCAAGCAGGCCACGGTCGAGTTCGAACCGGGCGTGACGATTCTCGAAGGGCGGAATGCGACCAATCGAACCTCGTTTCTGCAGTCGGTTATGGCGGCGGTCGGAAGCGACGACGTGAGCATCAAAGGCGACGCGGACGAGGCCCACATCGAACTGCAACTCGGGGACGACACCTATGAGCGAAACCTGACTAAGCAGTCGGGGGCGGTTATCGCCGAGGGACAACCGTACGCTGAAGACCCGGAGCTGGCGGAACTGTTTGCGTTTCTGCTGGAATCTAACAAGGCACGTCAGGCCGTCGCTCGGGGTGACAACCTCCGAGAACTCATCATGGAACCGGTGGATACCGACGAGATTCAGGCGGAAATCGACCGGTTAGTCACGAAGCGAAGCGAACTCAAACGGGAGATAGAGGAGATAGACGAGCAGAAGCGAAACCTCTCCGACCTCGAAGAACAGCGACAGGGTCTCGAAGACCAAGTCAAGGAAAAGAAGACAGAACTCGAAGAGAAGGAGGCAGAACTCGAAGCCGTCGATACGAACGTCCAAGAGAAACGGCAGGTGAAAGACGAACTCGAGACAAAACTCGAAGAACTCCGGTCGAAGCGCTCGGACATCGACGACGTGCGCTACGACCTCGACACGGAACGGGAGAGTCTCGAACAGCTCAAACAGGAACGAACGGAGATCAGCGAGGCGCTCGACGAGTTGTCGGAGACGCCCGCCGGTGCCATCGCCGACATCGACGCACAACTCGACACGCTCCGCCAACGGAAACAACGCATCGAAGCCGAGATCAACGAACTGCAGAACGTAATCAAATTCAACGAGGAGATGCTCGACGAGAGCGAACTGGCCGCGTTCGAACCCGACAATAACGACGCCGAACTGACCGACCAACTCCTCGAAGACGACACTGTGGCCTGCTGGACGTGTGGAAGCGAAGTCGAAGCCGACCAAATCGAGGCGACCATCGACCAGTTGCGCGAGCGCAGCCAGTCGGAGGTCAGTAAACTGAACGACATCGAAGGGGAAATCGACGAGTTGCAGGCCGAGCGGAGCGAACTCGAACAGACCCAACGAAAGCGTGACAACCTCGACCGTCGCCGCAGTGAGATAGAGCGGGAAATCGACCAGACCGAAGAGACCATCGAGCGTCTACAGGAGGAGCGAGAAGAACTCACCGACAAGGTCGAGGAAATCGAAGCCGAAGTCGAGGAGCTCGAAGACGAGGACCACAGCACGGTGCTCGATTTGCACAAAGAGGCGAACCAGTTGGAGTACGAACTCGGGGTCCTGGAGAACGACCTCGACCGCGTGAACGAGAAGATTGCCTCGATAGAGGACCGACTCGACGAACGGGAGAAGTTAGCGGACGAACTCGACGACGTCCGGGCGGAGATTGCCGACCTCCGGACCCGCATCGAACGCATCGAGGAGGAGACCATCAAGACGTTCAACGAACACATGGACAACGTCCTCGAAATATTGGAGTACGATAACCTCGGCCGCGTCTGGCTGGAACGGGCCGAACACGAGACGCGAGACGGACGGCGGAAGGTTCAAGAAACCGTCTTCGAACTCCACGTCGTCCGAACCACCGACTCCGGTGCCGCCTACGAGGACACCGTCAACCACCTCTCTGAGAGCGAGCGTGAAGTGACCGGACTCGTCTTTGCGCTGGCCGGCTATCTCGCACACGACGTCCACGAACAGGTGCCGTTCATGTTACTCGACTCGCTCGAAGCTATCGACGCCGAACGTCTCTCCGCGCTTGTGGACTACCTCCGCGAGTTCAGCAACTACCTGTTCATCGCCCTCCTGCCGGAAGACGCACAGGCGCTGTCCGACGAGTACGCTCGTATCACGGAGATTTAA